The genomic stretch CGGTCGCCCCTACGATGTCCAGCGCAGGCGAACGTTCTGGATTTCTCCTGCCACGGTCGGGCTTCCGCCGGAACGACGACCGAAGGTTTCCGTTCAGACACTAACGAAGCACGAGAACGGAAGATTTGCAGGCCGACACGAAACGTTCGACCCATTCTCTGGAAAACAGCAGACCGAGCACCGATTTTTTCCCCATGGGAAGGGTCAGGAGGTCTTCTCTGGTTTCCTGAGAAATCAGTTTTTCCAGATCCGAGATTTCCGCGGTACGGCTTTCCACGTGGATTCCCCGATCCGCATAGTAATCGCCGACTTCGATCATGCGCTGATATACTGCAGGCTTGGTGCCGCCTTCCTTGGTCAGGCCGATCAGCATCAGGCTGGCGCCGTGAATGACGATCATCTGATTGATCATCTCGAGGGCTTCCTGCCCGATCGGGACATCGTCGATGCAGACAACGATTCGTTTGACGGCCATGTCTTCCTTGACCAGCAGCACGGACGACTCGGCCGATGCAACCACTTTCTGAGGCGTATCGGCCGCTTCGGTCCACAGGCACCGATCCCCGCTGGTCGCGCCCAGTACGATCAGATCGCCTGGCAGATTTCGCGCTTCCTTGAGAATTTCCAGGGCCGGCTGGCCGAAGCGAAGCAGGGTCCGGAAGTCCTTGTGAGCGCCCCGGAAAACTTTGATCTGTTCCCATGAGCCATCCTGCATCGGAATCCATTCCCAGGAGACG from Desulfatirhabdium butyrativorans DSM 18734 encodes the following:
- a CDS encoding universal stress protein; amino-acid sequence: MKILFAADEFPYSGVALKMAAGLAMNTWSDITMMGVVPSVASKPATQSSIANALERYRETFYDLCSHEDSPFKLDRVSWEWIPMQDGSWEQIKVFRGAHKDFRTLLRFGQPALEILKEARNLPGDLIVLGATSGDRCLWTEAADTPQKVVASAESSVLLVKEDMAVKRIVVCIDDVPIGQEALEMINQMIVIHGASLMLIGLTKEGGTKPAVYQRMIEVGDYYADRGIHVESRTAEISDLEKLISQETREDLLTLPMGKKSVLGLLFSREWVERFVSACKSSVLVLR